From one Lycium barbarum isolate Lr01 chromosome 6, ASM1917538v2, whole genome shotgun sequence genomic stretch:
- the LOC132644624 gene encoding transcription factor MYB83-like encodes MRKPDHNNPSTMMKEKEKGNGNKAKLRKGLWSPEEDEKLMNYMLTNGQGCWSDIARNAGLQRCGKSCRLRWINYLRPDLKRGAFSPQEEELIVHLHSILGNRWSQIAARLPGRTDNEIKNFWNSTIKKRLKNNNNTPSPNTSDSSSEPRVLMGGIFPMQGHDVNVMAALCMDNSSSTTSASSMQAMVPSNHFNPFPQLDNTSYNITGLVGPMSLGQFDSNGGDGGFSDYGVVDTYSMMGLGSDDFSVPPLEGVSKSTMGENNNNVNFSSNIVTAANDYNSMIEKKITNGNNNNNNNQHLMNMSGGSDQSLKVEDYMVGFGNHHHWHGESLRIGEFDWEGLLANVSSLPYLDFQVE; translated from the exons ATGAGGAAGCCAGATCATAACAATCCTTCAACAATGATGAAGGAGAAGGAGAAAGGGAATGGTAATAAGGCAAAGTTAAGAAAAGGTTTATGGTCACCAGAGGAAGATGAGAAGCTGATGAATTACATGTTAACAAATGGGCAAGGGTGTTGGAGCGACATTGCTAGAAATGCTGGCTTGCAAAGGTGTGGCAAGAGTTGTCGCCTCCGATGGATTAATTACTTGAGGCCTGACCTTAAACGCGGCGCCTTTTCTCCTCAAGAAGAAGAACTCATTGTTCATTTGCATTCTATTCTTGGAAATAG GTGGTCACAAATAGCGGCTCGCCTTCCAGGAAGGACAGACAATGAAATCAAGAATTTCTGGAATTCCACAATAAAAAAGAGGCtgaaaaataacaacaacacgCCATCGCCTAACACCAGCGATTCATCTTCGGAGCCTAGAGTTCTCATGGGAGGAATATTCCCCATGCAAGGGCACGACGTAAATGTTATGGCAGCCTTATGCATGGATAATTCCTCATCTACTACCTCAGCATCGTCCATGCAGGCAATGGTTCCTAGCAACCATTTTAACCCTTTCCCTCAGCTTGACAATACAAGCTACAACATAACAGGATTAGTTGGACCAATGAGTTTAGGTCAGTTTGATAGTAATGGCGGTGATGGTGGATTTTCGGACTATGGTGTTGTGGATACTTATAGTATGATGGGGTTAGGAAGTGATGATTTTTCAGTACCCCCATTAGAGGGGGTTAGTAAGAGTACTATGGGGGAGAATAATAATAATGTTAATTTTAGTAGTAACATTGTGACTGCTGCCAATGACTATAATTCCATGATTGAGAAGAAAATTACAAATgggaacaataacaacaacaacaaccaacacttGATGAATATGAGTGGGGGTAGTGATCAAAGCCTCAAGGTTGAAGACTATATGGTTGGTTttgggaatcatcatcattggcATGGGGAAAGCTTAAGAATTGGAGAATTTGATTGGGAAGGTTTGTTGGCTAATGTTTCCTCCTTACCTTACCTTGATTTTCAAGTTGAATAA
- the LOC132644159 gene encoding uncharacterized protein LOC132644159 — translation MDNGDKSWMSHLRWTEEYVDGVNYFLDKAFERASQGNEILCPCKKCMNRYWHYRNVVEDHLVVHGFVDNYTKWVFHGEGVSSRNTPHPINDDEGSNLRDDIDGLLHDTFRNVEGESGHEEVARHGLSADAKNFFKLLEEGKQELYPGCENFNKLSFTIRLYLFKSLHGLSNVAFSDLLDLIREAFPFAQIPESFNKAKQVIKDLGLHYEKIHACPNDCMLFWKDNEKADNCSVCGTSRWKSVGDASTNSRSKIPAKVLRYFPLNPRLQRIFMCSETAVAMRWHANERPNDGNLRHPADGEAWKDFDRLYPDFSRDPRNVRLGLSSDGFNPFRTMSISHSSWPVMLMNYNLSPWICMKPEYIMLSMIIPGPSSPGNDIDVYLQPLIA, via the coding sequence ATGGATAATGGAGATAAAAGTTGGATGAGTCACCTAAGATGGACAGAAGAGTATGTTGATGGAGTGAATTATTTTCTTGATAAGGCATTTGAACGAGCTTCTCAAGGAAATGAGATATTATGTCCTTGCAAGAAGTGCATGAATCGCTATTGGCATTACAGAAATGTGGTGGAGGATCACTTGGTTGTTCATGGTTTTGTTGATAATTATACCAAATGGGTTTTTCATGGAGAAGGGGTTTCATCGAGAAATACACCGCATCCAATAAATGACGATGAAGGTTCTAACTTGCGTGATGACATTGATGGACTACTTCATGATACATTTAGAAATGTAGAGGGTGAGTCAGGGCATGAAGAAGTAGCGCGACACGGTTTATCTGCAGATGcaaagaatttttttaaattattggagGAAGGGAAACAAGAGTTATATCCGGGTTGTGAAAATTTTAATAAATTGAGTTTCACCATTCGGTTGTACTTATTTAAATCATTACATGGTTTGAGTAATGTAGCATTCTCAGACTTGTTAGATTTGATAAGAGAGGCATTTCCCTTTGCTCAGATACCAGAGTCTTTCAATAAGGCTAAACAAGTGATTAAAGATTTGGGTCTTCATTACGAAAAAATACATGCATGCCCTAACGACTGCATGTTATTTTGGAAGGACAATGAGAAAGCAGATAACTGCTCTGTCTGTGGAACTTCTAGATGGAAGAGTGTTGGTGATGCCTCGACTAATTCACGCTCTAAAATTCCTGCGAAGGTTTTAAGGTACTTCCCCTTAAATCCTAGGCTGCAGAGGATATTCATGTGTTCTGAAACAGCTGTTGCAATGAGATGGCACGCTAATGAACGACCCAATGATGGAAATTTAAGGCATCCTGCTGATGGGGAAGCATGGAAGGATTTTGATCGTTTGTACCCAGACTTCTCTCGAGATCCTCGTAATGTTAGATTGGGTCTGTCAAGTGATGGTTTCAACCCATTTAGAACCATGAGTATTTCTCATAGCTCGTGGCCTGTTATGTTGATGAACTATAATTTATCACCATGGATTTGCATGAAGCCGGAGTATATTATGTTGTCAATGATCATTCCAGGTCCATCATCTCCAGGAAATGATATAGATGTGTATCTACAACCACTAATTGCATAA
- the LOC132599785 gene encoding uncharacterized protein LOC132599785, whose product MYPNERRLCKLKTFVRNRSCAETSIAEGFLAEECLTFCSRYLRDGVKTRFSRYETEDDECAQNLSPIFPKIGHPIGIEKKKDSTFMMDPQLRYEAHRYALFNTGDEQVEKFIEEHKNVMSNHTRSNAWARARNHSREFSSWFEEKVKNVEVPDYLIWLSRMPNVVGKRYTAYFINGYRFHTKSRDAPRKTQNSGVTLAATTDSFASSTDQNPIDGEVIYYGVIQDIIEIDYYGHFSVVLFRCDWFHNEVDEYGLTRVYFNKLCSKR is encoded by the exons ATGTATCCCAATGAGAGGCGCCTATGTAAGTTGAAGACGTTCGTTCGTAATCGATCTTGTGCAGAAACATCAATAGCAGAGGGTTTTTTGGCTGAAGAGTGCTTGACCTTTTGTTCAAGATACCTACGCGATGGTGTGAAGACAAGATTCAGTAGGTACGAGACTGAGGATGATGAATGTGCTCAGAATTTGTCACCTATATTCCCTAAGATAGGCCATCCAATTGGAATTGAGAAGAAAAAGGATTCGACTTTTATGATGGATCCACAGTTACGTTATGAGGCACATCGATATGCTTTATTCAACACTGGAGATGAACAAGTTGAAAAGTTTATCGA GGAACATAAGAATGTAATGAGTAATCATACTAGATCAAACGCATGGGCAAGAGCAAGGAATCATAGTCGGGAATTCAGCAGTTGGTTTGAAGAGAAAGTTAAAAATGTTGAAGTACCCGATTATCTAATATGGCTATCTAGAATGCCTAATGTGGTGGGCAAGAGATACACTGCATATTTCATTAATGGATACCGATTTCATACAAAAAGTCGGGATGCCCCACGAAAGACTCAAAATAGTGGAGTGACGCTAGCAGCAACAACAGATAGTTTTGCTAGTTCTACGGACCAAAATCCCATAGATGGAGAGGTTATTTATTATGGAGTTATTCAAGATATCATTGAGATTGATTATTATGGCCATTTTAGTGTTGTACTGTTTAGATGTGATTGGTTTCATAATGAAGTAGATGAATATGGGTTAACTCGGGTATACTTCAATAAGTTATGCAGTAAAAGATGA